One Ethanoligenens harbinense YUAN-3 genomic window carries:
- a CDS encoding arginine repressor, whose product MKQGRHEKILEFIAAHEISTQEELLSLLRENGYPVTQATVSRDIKQLRLLKTLSGSGKYIYKAPKSETEGLSSKFDVLLEESVVKMEAVFNQIVIKCYSGLANAVCAAMDTMHFQGLVGTLAGDDTILVIMRTEEDAQNLCALLEKKIRA is encoded by the coding sequence ATGAAACAGGGGCGGCACGAAAAGATCCTGGAGTTCATTGCGGCACACGAGATATCCACACAAGAAGAATTGCTCAGTTTGCTGCGGGAAAATGGCTACCCTGTCACACAGGCGACCGTTTCGAGGGACATCAAGCAGCTCCGGCTGCTGAAAACCCTTTCCGGCAGCGGAAAATATATCTATAAAGCGCCCAAATCGGAAACGGAGGGACTTTCCTCGAAGTTTGATGTTTTGCTTGAAGAATCCGTCGTGAAGATGGAGGCAGTATTCAATCAGATCGTCATCAAATGCTATTCCGGGCTAGCCAATGCGGTCTGCGCCGCGATGGACACTATGCATTTTCAGGGCCTGGTGGGCACGCTCGCGGGAGATGACACCATTCTCGTCATCATGCGTACAGAAGAAGATGCTCAAAACCTCTGCGCGCTTCTGGAAAAAAAGATCCGCGCGTAA
- the recN gene encoding DNA repair protein RecN produces the protein MLAQLHIENVAVIENADLVLADGLNVLTGETGAGKSILIGSINLALGERVSREIVRAGAHAAHVTALFAQVPERIRTRVEGLGFPCEEDGSLLLSREITADGRGSCRISGRPATVSVLREVGRLLVNIHGQHDNQALLAPENHIRYLDLYAGNTESLQAYHEVYQQLRRLRAQLKKLAMDDAEKARRVDLLRYQIDEIRTAGLRPGEEEELEERRSNILHAEKITGSLQEALGALQGAETAAGADTLAGAAASAVQAASDLLPQLVPLAERLQNLRYELEDCAAELQNRLDGVDADPRGLEAVEERLDTIFRLRGKYGETIGDILTFAERSEQELESITSSGERADALRQKGKALAAQAKQMAGRLTENRRRAARTMEEKIRTELAFLEMPNVRFHVKLTPLSRLEADGADGVEFLFAANPGAPLRPLVRIASGGEISRVMLAIKNALADVDDIDTLIFDEIDTGVSGRAAYKIGVKLKQVAGARQIVCITHLAQIAAQADRHVLIEKTVEDGRTFTRLHVLDFEGRKRELARIIGGAAITPLTLQNAAEMLGAAGTFPSSDG, from the coding sequence ATGCTGGCACAACTGCATATCGAAAACGTCGCGGTCATCGAAAATGCCGATCTGGTGCTGGCGGACGGTCTGAATGTGCTCACAGGGGAAACCGGCGCGGGTAAATCGATCCTTATTGGTTCCATCAATCTGGCGCTTGGCGAGCGTGTTTCCAGAGAGATTGTGCGCGCAGGCGCCCATGCGGCGCATGTGACAGCGCTGTTTGCGCAGGTGCCGGAACGTATTCGCACACGCGTGGAGGGATTGGGATTCCCTTGCGAGGAGGACGGCAGCCTGCTTCTTTCCCGCGAAATCACGGCGGACGGGCGCGGCAGCTGCCGTATCTCCGGTCGGCCTGCCACCGTTTCTGTTCTGCGGGAAGTCGGGCGGCTGCTGGTGAATATTCACGGGCAGCACGACAATCAGGCACTGCTTGCGCCCGAGAACCATATCCGGTATCTGGACCTTTACGCGGGCAATACAGAGAGTTTGCAGGCCTATCATGAGGTCTATCAGCAACTGCGTCGGTTGCGCGCGCAGTTGAAAAAGCTAGCGATGGACGATGCGGAAAAGGCCCGGCGTGTCGATCTGCTCCGATACCAGATCGACGAGATCCGTACGGCCGGTCTGCGGCCAGGCGAGGAAGAAGAACTGGAAGAACGTCGCTCGAATATCCTCCACGCTGAAAAAATCACGGGTTCCTTGCAGGAAGCGTTGGGTGCTTTGCAGGGTGCGGAAACTGCAGCGGGTGCCGACACATTGGCAGGTGCGGCGGCAAGCGCCGTGCAGGCGGCATCCGATCTGCTGCCGCAGCTCGTGCCGCTGGCCGAGCGCCTGCAGAACCTGCGCTATGAACTGGAAGACTGCGCGGCCGAGCTGCAGAACCGGCTGGACGGTGTGGATGCCGACCCACGCGGGCTGGAAGCCGTGGAGGAACGCCTGGACACGATCTTCCGTCTGCGGGGAAAATACGGCGAAACAATCGGGGATATCCTGACGTTTGCCGAGCGGTCCGAACAGGAACTGGAAAGCATCACGTCGTCGGGGGAGCGGGCGGACGCATTGCGCCAGAAAGGAAAGGCGTTGGCTGCGCAGGCCAAACAGATGGCGGGCCGCCTAACGGAAAACAGGCGGCGGGCCGCACGCACGATGGAAGAAAAGATACGGACGGAGCTGGCGTTTCTGGAAATGCCCAATGTCCGTTTTCACGTGAAGCTGACGCCGCTGTCCCGGTTGGAAGCGGACGGCGCGGACGGCGTGGAATTCCTGTTTGCGGCCAACCCCGGCGCGCCGCTGCGGCCGTTGGTCAGAATCGCGTCCGGCGGCGAAATCTCCCGCGTTATGCTGGCCATCAAAAACGCGCTGGCGGATGTGGATGACATTGACACACTCATTTTCGATGAGATCGACACCGGCGTCAGCGGCCGTGCTGCCTATAAGATCGGTGTCAAGCTCAAACAAGTGGCCGGGGCGCGGCAAATCGTCTGCATCACGCATCTGGCGCAGATCGCGGCACAAGCCGACCGGCACGTTTTGATTGAAAAGACCGTGGAGGATGGCAGAACGTTCACCCGCCTGCATGTGTTGGATTTTGAAGGGCGCAAACGCGAGCTGGCGCGCATTATTGGCGGCGCCGCCATCACGCCGCTCACGTTGCAAAACGCGGCGGAGATGCTGGGCGCGGCCGGGACGTTCCCGTCGTCGGACGGATGA
- the tyrS gene encoding tyrosine--tRNA ligase, with protein MGVYEELTARGLIAQTTDEEKVRELVNGGPVTFYIGFDPTADSLHVGHFLQMVIMAHMQRAGHRPVAVLGGGTGMVGDPTGRTDMRQMLTPEAIRHNIAQFKKQMERFIDFSDGKALMVNNADWLLSLNYVDFLREVGVHFSINRMLTFECFKTRMERGLSFLEFNYMLMQSYDFYRLFTDYGCKIEFGGDDQWANIIGGVELIRKKTGNDAYGMTFQLLTTSDGKKMGKTQGGAVWLDPEKTSPYDFYQYWRNVEDSNVIRLLKMITFVPLDEIETFSDLEGSELNRAKERLAYEVTKQVHGKEEADKAQEATHALFGTGGSNANMPATALSESDFHDGQITILELLVRCGLAPSRGEARRLIEQGGVSVNDRKITSFSQTFAPADFQTDYIVRKGKKVFHKVTLEN; from the coding sequence ATGGGCGTATATGAGGAATTGACGGCACGCGGGCTGATCGCACAGACGACCGACGAGGAAAAAGTCAGGGAATTGGTTAACGGCGGGCCCGTTACCTTTTATATCGGCTTCGACCCCACGGCGGACAGCCTGCATGTCGGCCATTTTCTGCAGATGGTCATCATGGCGCATATGCAGCGTGCGGGACACCGTCCTGTCGCGGTGCTCGGTGGGGGAACGGGCATGGTGGGAGACCCCACCGGACGCACCGACATGCGGCAGATGCTCACACCGGAGGCCATCCGGCACAACATTGCACAGTTCAAAAAGCAGATGGAGCGGTTCATTGATTTTTCGGATGGCAAAGCCTTGATGGTCAACAACGCTGACTGGCTGCTCAGTTTGAACTATGTGGATTTTCTGCGGGAAGTGGGCGTACATTTTTCCATCAACCGTATGCTGACGTTCGAATGCTTTAAGACGCGGATGGAACGTGGTCTCTCGTTCCTTGAATTCAATTATATGCTCATGCAGAGCTATGATTTCTACCGGCTTTTCACCGATTATGGCTGCAAGATCGAATTCGGTGGGGACGACCAGTGGGCTAATATCATCGGCGGCGTCGAACTCATCCGAAAGAAAACGGGGAATGACGCCTACGGTATGACGTTCCAACTGCTCACCACCAGCGACGGCAAAAAAATGGGAAAAACACAGGGCGGGGCAGTCTGGCTCGACCCCGAAAAGACATCGCCCTATGATTTTTATCAATATTGGCGCAATGTAGAGGATAGCAATGTCATCCGGCTTTTGAAAATGATCACGTTCGTGCCTTTGGATGAGATCGAAACGTTTTCCGATTTGGAGGGCAGTGAACTCAACCGCGCTAAAGAACGACTGGCCTATGAAGTGACCAAACAGGTGCACGGTAAGGAAGAAGCCGATAAGGCGCAGGAAGCTACCCATGCGCTGTTTGGCACGGGCGGCAGCAACGCGAACATGCCTGCCACCGCTTTGTCGGAGTCCGATTTCCACGACGGGCAGATTACTATCCTGGAGTTGCTGGTGCGCTGTGGCCTTGCACCTTCGCGCGGGGAAGCGCGCCGTCTGATCGAACAGGGCGGTGTCAGCGTCAACGACCGGAAAATCACCTCGTTTTCCCAGACGTTTGCCCCGGCCGATTTTCAGACGGACTATATCGTTCGCAAAGGGAAAAAGGTATTTCATAAAGTAACCTTGGAAAACTGA
- a CDS encoding MmcQ/YjbR family DNA-binding protein: protein MTANEAGAKPAETMTRCALVDYCLTYPDAYEDYPFDESADAAGAWTVIRHRLNQKSFAFIYERDGLCVNLKCEPEDELRGMIEHSYRLTMPKRGR from the coding sequence ATGACAGCAAACGAAGCGGGTGCCAAGCCTGCCGAAACGATGACCCGCTGTGCGTTGGTCGATTATTGCCTGACCTACCCCGACGCATACGAAGATTACCCGTTTGACGAGAGTGCGGATGCGGCGGGTGCATGGACGGTGATTCGCCACCGGTTGAATCAAAAGAGCTTCGCCTTTATCTATGAACGTGACGGGCTGTGCGTCAATCTCAAATGCGAGCCGGAAGATGAACTGCGCGGCATGATCGAGCACAGCTACCGTCTGACGATGCCAAAGCGCGGCAGATAG
- a CDS encoding transcriptional regulator — protein sequence MSPKAGVVLPGYFAYVVPPLEGLWMTESGGFDGTNITDKSGLLWTSMIRQPDFVTPKVFDWARETLHKKKPALPIEQARLEIFTEGTCAQILHIGPDDAESVSIEKMKRFAEGNGLISAIGDPLPGGGMRRHHEIYLGDPRRTAPEKLRTIIRHPMKRA from the coding sequence ATGAGTCCGAAGGCCGGCGTGGTTCTGCCGGGCTATTTTGCCTATGTGGTGCCGCCGCTGGAGGGACTGTGGATGACGGAGTCCGGCGGGTTTGACGGCACGAACATTACGGACAAGTCCGGGCTTCTATGGACTTCGATGATCCGCCAGCCGGATTTCGTCACCCCAAAGGTGTTCGACTGGGCGCGCGAAACGTTGCATAAGAAAAAACCAGCCCTTCCCATCGAACAGGCGCGGCTGGAAATTTTTACGGAGGGTACTTGTGCGCAGATTTTGCATATTGGACCCGATGACGCCGAATCTGTTTCCATTGAGAAAATGAAGCGGTTTGCAGAGGGAAACGGCTTGATCAGCGCCATCGGTGACCCGCTGCCCGGCGGTGGTATGCGCCGACACCATGAGATTTATCTAGGCGACCCGCGCCGCACGGCGCCGGAAAAGCTGCGCACAATTATCCGTCACCCGATGAAACGAGCATGA
- a CDS encoding LysR family transcriptional regulator, with amino-acid sequence MESLELRIFWEVAYAGSITKASENMCYAQSNVTAHIRHLEQEIEVTLFVRHSKGVTLTEKGKQLLRYADQVVHLLDEAKQHLTDNKPILKIGATQTIAAHALPIWLDAFARVYPQTRFSVSTGIQSQLLQAVADGGLDCAFVNTQIENSKVIALFSMQENLALITPENRCYEESMRLPLVASDIPGCPYRGLLESWVLRNTGIPAEVITFDTLAGIIKAVALGWGISLLPRAVVPENEPLRLFCADEIGATFIRLAASNNTINPAVRNFSGIIRSHTNAQGGCE; translated from the coding sequence ATGGAAAGTTTGGAGCTTCGGATTTTTTGGGAAGTGGCATATGCCGGGTCCATCACGAAAGCATCGGAAAACATGTGCTATGCCCAATCCAACGTGACGGCCCATATCCGGCATCTTGAACAAGAGATTGAAGTAACGCTGTTTGTCCGCCATAGCAAGGGCGTTACACTGACCGAAAAGGGAAAACAACTGCTCCGGTATGCGGATCAGGTGGTTCACCTGCTGGATGAAGCGAAACAGCACCTAACCGATAATAAACCCATTTTGAAAATCGGCGCGACCCAAACGATTGCCGCTCACGCGCTTCCCATCTGGCTTGACGCATTTGCGCGAGTATATCCGCAGACACGTTTTTCGGTGTCAACTGGCATCCAGAGCCAACTGCTTCAAGCCGTTGCCGACGGTGGATTGGATTGCGCCTTTGTCAACACACAGATTGAAAATTCCAAAGTAATCGCGCTCTTTTCCATGCAGGAAAATTTGGCATTGATTACGCCGGAGAACCGTTGCTATGAAGAATCCATGCGATTGCCGCTTGTGGCATCCGATATTCCGGGCTGTCCGTATCGCGGCCTGCTTGAAAGCTGGGTTTTAAGGAATACAGGCATCCCTGCGGAGGTCATTACATTTGACACGTTGGCCGGAATCATAAAAGCGGTCGCTTTGGGGTGGGGCATTTCTCTCTTGCCGAGGGCGGTCGTGCCGGAAAACGAACCTCTCCGACTGTTTTGCGCAGACGAAATCGGCGCGACGTTTATCCGGCTGGCCGCTTCTAATAACACGATCAATCCTGCCGTGCGGAATTTTAGCGGTATCATCCGCTCCCACACAAATGCACAAGGGGGATGCGAATAA
- a CDS encoding SDR family NAD(P)-dependent oxidoreductase, translated as MDFHNKTAVVTGGATGIGKAVCLMLAGLGSNIVLNYAHSKVDAQETEREIQKLGGRVLAVRTDVSDDGQVRGMMDQAAERFGGIDFLVNNASITEQIELPDLEAVTDAVWDSLIAVNVKGMFYCARAAALVMKAHGGSILNMGSIAGITGRGSSMPYAVSKAAVHCLTKSLAHALAPEIRVNCIAPAAVSTRWWKGEEEKMIRLSGHLPLQRISTPEDIAELICAILSQKSITGQVISPNNGMVI; from the coding sequence ATGGATTTTCATAACAAAACAGCAGTTGTCACAGGGGGGGCAACAGGAATCGGCAAGGCAGTCTGTCTGATGTTAGCTGGGCTTGGCTCCAATATCGTGCTGAATTATGCGCACTCGAAAGTGGACGCACAGGAAACGGAGCGGGAAATTCAGAAACTGGGCGGTCGTGTGTTGGCAGTGCGAACGGATGTTTCTGATGACGGCCAAGTGCGGGGGATGATGGATCAGGCGGCGGAACGGTTCGGCGGTATTGATTTTCTGGTCAACAACGCCAGCATCACCGAACAAATCGAATTGCCGGATCTGGAGGCGGTTACGGATGCGGTCTGGGATAGCCTGATAGCGGTCAATGTCAAGGGCATGTTTTACTGTGCCCGCGCCGCCGCGTTGGTCATGAAAGCGCATGGCGGCTCCATTCTCAATATGGGAAGTATCGCCGGTATCACCGGCCGCGGTTCCTCCATGCCCTATGCAGTCTCCAAAGCCGCCGTGCATTGCCTGACAAAATCCCTCGCTCATGCGTTGGCTCCGGAAATCCGGGTAAACTGCATCGCGCCCGCCGCCGTATCTACTCGGTGGTGGAAGGGTGAGGAAGAAAAGATGATACGATTGAGTGGGCATTTGCCCTTGCAACGTATCTCCACCCCGGAGGACATCGCGGAACTGATTTGCGCGATCTTATCGCAAAAGTCCATAACCGGGCAAGTTATCAGCCCGAATAACGGGATGGTCATTTAA
- a CDS encoding Maff2 family mobile element protein — translation MWGVINRLEGYGSDSPGANERGPEGSKYRI, via the coding sequence GTGTGGGGCGTCATCAACCGTCTAGAAGGGTACGGGTCAGACAGTCCAGGCGCGAATGAGCGGGGCCCAGAAGGAAGCAAATATAGGATATAA
- a CDS encoding SH3 domain-containing protein: MEGKKHSLSRTDVDGIIKNVPVSNGVWIPTAARETMLTLINSLSSKPFEIDVQGYLKLKADAPEDQTKSALFADKLLSLINGQERIILSPATEIWYDNSGEPAPSPTGFGDAYSIQIQGEKSRLVLLDGSLFKAYGTDASNVTVSSLLLDQLLEDGIHYSNLISKELAEKSSRLLISAFSINIAAAGTMTSAQTSYAGPGGSIYAQVGSVDNGEYISIIDFEQGWLYIEYGTANGNKRGYVPSGSVSYSGSVPTADYHGGYYNAPNANLNVYYLPTVSGLSVGSIYAYEGATVLETSGNIAYIEYSSPSGTKRGYVWTSQLCSRHDGVIGIVTASSTPVYAGTDTHFASVGSIDRTEYTVILKSSGLWAFVEYNTPSGRKRGYTWVENIGDHYSLSNLPSIEITRNLGVSTANLPAYTGPNPNYAQMGSVFAGDQVNIITENEYGWCYVEYYTGGSASKRGYVDINAIQHISLDSLPTPSGVSAIPYGTSSSQRLLNAYKLGTGPNVLFGVFEQHGFEDGWAADGVELVKIANSLIANLNGNGNLSKWTVYVIPSANPDGLLSGYTNNGFGRCTAAWVDMNRSHNTNPLAYYTDDRNRTNNNAPEVVSLENFVSQHKSGAGQNVLLDVHGWENSTLGDPTVSSYFDNALGLNHVSNGGSDGYLIKWGMQNGINSTLVELPLPANPQDVINRNLSGEFISAVNNLLANTGVPASSTSAPEGWLDVVDGDRIAGWARDRDNLADSIWVHIYIRNRNTQEIARFAAVLANCYRGDVAPGSHGFNYAVDWRTIPPGEYQIETYAIGQNGNNPPLSGTPKYYTVNASNGCVDYVDSSGVGGWVWKSSAPNLPIEAHVYVYDSNGTQVYGVPVTANQYRSDLANLRYGNGHHGFSTSIPWSSLPLGPLKIVVYAVDGSGTNSTIYNSTVKNPSSPDYSYTKMASYLSHLTDAVNHYKSSTGATTSSIELALQYIRRGEYDSSRWTQAAGAINHNMINYINGSSNYQDLQYYFTNGTEDYIEFVDPITNAKIDAIHMFSTLNVLVHDTSPNEAGWLPATAGESLIDDLGGWAGDLETFQNDIVKANHPNDYQINYNLAISLLRENSGSTFPISDFNADADALNMYWNLIGSSSTLPQLFSNYYQNQTKKRYTSFAGHIVSEHGSLLEGAMDYISPLSAIEKISPLMKNCNPTIIQATAVASAFRDRCEELMSNE, translated from the coding sequence TTGGAAGGGAAAAAACATTCCCTATCCAGAACGGACGTAGATGGCATCATAAAAAATGTTCCGGTTTCCAATGGTGTTTGGATTCCAACAGCGGCTCGCGAGACGATGCTGACTTTGATCAATTCGCTTTCGTCAAAACCGTTTGAAATTGACGTACAAGGATATTTGAAACTGAAAGCAGACGCACCAGAAGATCAAACAAAGTCCGCTTTATTCGCGGACAAGTTGCTGTCGTTGATAAACGGGCAGGAACGCATCATTCTTTCCCCGGCGACGGAAATATGGTATGATAACAGCGGAGAGCCTGCCCCCTCTCCAACCGGATTCGGGGATGCTTACAGCATACAGATTCAAGGGGAAAAAAGTCGTTTGGTATTGCTGGATGGATCCTTGTTTAAAGCGTACGGTACGGATGCATCCAATGTAACCGTTTCTTCTTTGCTCTTGGATCAGCTTCTGGAAGACGGCATCCATTATTCGAATCTAATCAGCAAGGAACTTGCCGAGAAATCATCCAGATTATTAATCTCCGCTTTCTCCATCAATATTGCAGCGGCAGGAACAATGACATCGGCACAAACCTCCTATGCTGGGCCGGGCGGTTCCATCTATGCTCAGGTGGGCAGTGTGGATAATGGAGAGTATATCAGCATTATTGATTTCGAACAAGGATGGCTCTATATTGAATATGGAACTGCCAATGGGAATAAACGGGGGTACGTTCCATCCGGAAGCGTCAGTTACAGCGGTTCGGTTCCTACCGCAGATTATCATGGCGGTTACTACAATGCGCCAAATGCCAATTTGAATGTGTACTATTTACCCACAGTAAGTGGACTGAGTGTTGGAAGCATTTATGCGTATGAAGGTGCAACTGTTCTTGAAACCAGCGGGAATATCGCGTATATTGAATATAGTTCACCCTCCGGCACAAAACGCGGATATGTGTGGACTTCCCAGCTCTGCAGCCGTCACGATGGGGTAATCGGTATCGTGACGGCATCCAGCACGCCGGTTTATGCGGGTACCGATACGCATTTTGCATCGGTCGGCAGTATTGACCGAACGGAATACACGGTTATTTTGAAATCCAGCGGATTGTGGGCATTTGTAGAGTATAACACGCCATCCGGCAGGAAACGGGGATACACATGGGTTGAAAATATAGGAGATCATTATAGCCTGAGTAATCTTCCTTCTATTGAAATCACCCGGAATCTAGGGGTCTCTACCGCTAATTTACCTGCCTATACCGGACCCAATCCTAATTACGCGCAGATGGGCAGCGTGTTTGCGGGGGATCAGGTCAATATTATTACGGAAAACGAATACGGCTGGTGCTACGTGGAGTATTACACCGGCGGCAGCGCTTCCAAGCGCGGATATGTAGATATCAATGCAATACAGCACATATCACTCGACAGTTTACCAACCCCAAGCGGAGTCAGCGCGATACCATATGGCACGAGTTCATCCCAGCGTCTCTTGAATGCTTATAAACTCGGAACTGGGCCGAATGTTTTGTTCGGCGTATTTGAACAGCATGGTTTTGAAGACGGCTGGGCGGCAGATGGTGTAGAACTGGTAAAAATCGCAAACAGCCTGATTGCAAACCTGAATGGAAACGGAAATCTGTCAAAATGGACGGTTTATGTAATTCCATCCGCCAATCCAGACGGTTTGTTAAGTGGTTACACCAATAATGGATTTGGCCGCTGCACAGCGGCATGGGTCGATATGAACCGTTCCCACAATACCAATCCATTGGCGTATTACACGGATGACCGCAACCGTACCAACAACAACGCGCCGGAAGTCGTCAGCCTTGAAAATTTTGTAAGCCAGCACAAGAGCGGGGCAGGTCAAAATGTGCTGCTGGATGTTCACGGCTGGGAAAACAGCACGCTGGGCGATCCGACAGTCAGCAGTTATTTTGATAATGCTTTAGGTCTGAACCATGTTTCGAATGGAGGCAGCGACGGTTACCTAATCAAGTGGGGCATGCAGAATGGGATCAACTCTACCCTGGTAGAATTGCCGCTGCCCGCGAATCCACAGGATGTAATCAATCGGAACCTGTCCGGGGAATTCATTTCTGCGGTCAATAACCTGCTCGCGAATACCGGTGTTCCCGCAAGCAGTACCAGCGCGCCGGAAGGCTGGCTGGATGTTGTGGACGGTGATCGGATTGCCGGTTGGGCGCGTGACCGGGACAATCTTGCGGATTCGATTTGGGTACATATCTATATTCGTAACCGCAACACCCAGGAGATCGCACGATTCGCCGCCGTTTTGGCAAATTGCTACCGGGGCGATGTGGCGCCTGGCTCGCACGGATTCAACTATGCTGTGGATTGGCGTACAATTCCTCCCGGCGAATACCAAATTGAAACCTATGCCATTGGACAAAACGGAAATAACCCCCCGTTATCCGGAACCCCTAAATACTATACTGTGAATGCGTCCAATGGCTGTGTGGATTATGTGGACAGCTCTGGTGTTGGTGGATGGGTATGGAAGTCTTCCGCACCGAATCTGCCCATTGAGGCACATGTGTATGTTTATGATTCAAATGGAACGCAAGTTTATGGTGTGCCGGTAACTGCGAACCAATATAGAAGCGATTTGGCAAATTTGCGGTATGGTAATGGACATCATGGGTTTTCGACTTCAATCCCGTGGAGCAGCTTACCCTTAGGCCCATTAAAAATAGTCGTATATGCTGTTGATGGCTCGGGAACCAATTCAACGATATATAATTCAACAGTAAAAAATCCATCAAGTCCGGATTATTCGTACACCAAAATGGCGTCGTATTTAAGTCACCTGACAGACGCTGTGAACCATTATAAATCAAGCACTGGTGCCACAACATCTAGCATTGAGTTAGCGTTACAGTATATAAGGCGGGGAGAATACGACAGTTCACGGTGGACACAGGCTGCTGGTGCAATTAACCACAATATGATTAACTATATAAATGGAAGCAGTAACTACCAGGATTTACAATATTATTTTACAAACGGGACAGAGGATTACATCGAATTTGTGGATCCAATTACAAATGCCAAAATTGATGCCATCCATATGTTTTCCACTTTAAATGTTTTAGTACATGACACCTCTCCGAATGAAGCCGGATGGTTGCCAGCGACAGCAGGAGAATCGTTGATAGATGATTTGGGAGGATGGGCTGGAGATTTGGAAACGTTTCAAAATGACATAGTTAAAGCCAACCATCCCAATGACTATCAAATCAATTACAATCTTGCTATTTCGCTTTTGAGAGAAAACAGCGGTTCAACTTTTCCAATCTCAGATTTCAACGCTGATGCCGATGCTCTTAATATGTATTGGAATTTAATAGGATCAAGCAGCACATTGCCCCAGTTGTTTTCAAATTATTATCAAAATCAAACTAAAAAGCGATATACTTCATTTGCTGGCCATATTGTATCAGAACATGGAAGCCTGCTTGAGGGTGCAATGGACTACATATCACCACTCTCTGCTATTGAAAAAATTTCCCCCCTGATGAAAAATTGCAATCCGACGATTATTCAAGCAACTGCTGTGGCCAGCGCGTTTCGCGATCGTTGTGAGGAATTGATGTCTAATGAATAA